In Quercus robur chromosome 11, dhQueRobu3.1, whole genome shotgun sequence, the following proteins share a genomic window:
- the LOC126704914 gene encoding H/ACA ribonucleoprotein complex subunit 4-like produces SKPEIPISKPTHNHQNKTHNNPGQENQPTATNPLITISKSKDETPIILPEPLAPLDDVPDNNKDFVIKPQSFTPSIDTSQWPILLKNYDRLNVRTGHYTPLPSGYSPLKRPLDQYIKYGVLNLDKLANPSSHEVVAWIKRILKVEKTGHSDTLDPKVTGNLIVCIDRATRLVKSQQGAGKEYVCVARLHSAVPDVSKVARALETLTGAMG; encoded by the coding sequence tcaaagcCAGAAATTCCAATCTCAAagccaacccacaaccaccaaaataaaacccacaacaacccaggccaagaaaatcaacccacagccacaaacCCACTAATCACTATTTCCAAGTCCAAAGACGAAACCCCAATAATCTTACCAGAACCACTAGCTCCACTCGACGATGTTCCCGACAACAACAAGGACTTCGTGATCAAACCCCAGAGCTTCACTCCTTCCATCGACACATCACAGTGGCCGATCCTCCTTAAAAACTACGACCGCCTCAACGTGCGAACCGGACACTACACTCCTCTTCCCTCCGGTTACTCTCCTCTCAAGCGCCCTCTCGATCAGTATATCAAGTATGGTGTTCTCAACCTTGATAAACTCGCTAACCCTTCTTCTCATGAAGTTGTTGCTTGGATTAAACGTATTCTCAAGGTTGAGAAAACCGGTCACAGTGATACTTTGGATCCCAAAGTCACTGGAAATCTTATTGTTTGTATTGATAGAGCTACTAGGCTTGTAAAATCCCAGCAGGGTGCTGGGAAAGAGTATGTTTGTGTTGCTAGATTGCATTCTGCCGTGCCTGATGTGTCTAAGGTGGCCCGGGCGCTTGAGACGCTTACTGGGGCCatgggttga